A stretch of DNA from Tsuneonella amylolytica:
CATCCCGCTGCAGCGCTTCGACATGTCGGAATACATGGAAAGGCACTCCGTGAGCCGCCTGATCGGCGCGCCTCCGGGTTATGTCGGTTACGACCAGGGCGGCCTACTGACCGACGCGATCGACCAGAACCCGCACTGCGTGCTCCTGCTCGACGAGATCGAGAAAGCGCATCCCGACCTGTTCAACATCCTGCTGCAGGTGATGGATAACGGCCGCCTGACCGATCACCACGGCAAGACGGTCGATTTCCGCAACGTCGTGCTGATCATGACGACCAACGCGGGCGCGTCCGACATGGCGCGGCAGGGCATCGGCTTCGGCGACGTCAGCAAGGAGGATGCGCAGGACGAGGCGGTGAAGAAGATGTTCACGCCCGAGTTCCGCAACCGTCTCGATGCGATCGTGCCGTTCACCTACCTCGGCCGCGAAACCGTGGCGCGGGTAGTCGACAAGTTCATCCTTCAGCTCGAACTCCAGCTCGCCGAGCAGAACGTGCACATCCAGTTCGATTCGGATGCGCGGGGCTGGCTGGCCGACAAGGGCTATGACAAGCTCTACGGCGCGCGGCCGATGGCTCGCCTGATCCAGGAAAAGATCAAGCAGCCGCTGGCCGAGGAACTGCTTTTCGGCAAGCTGGCCGATGGCGGCGAGGTGCACGTGGGCCTGAAGGACGGGCAACCCTCGTTCGAGCTTACCCCGGCCCCGCCCAAAGCCAAGTCGACGCGCAAGAAGACCGCGACCTCGCAAAAGACCGCGCAGGACAGCGACACCACCGCCGACGACGCAGCCAGCGAAAACGCATCCGGCACGGACGACAGCGAAAGCTGACGACGTTCGTCCGCCCGTATCGCCCCTTCGGCGAGCGGGCGGTTGCCGGCGCGACGCCGCCGCGATAGCCCTCTTCGCAGGGGGAAAATCATGGCCGTTCTCGAAGTCGACCGACTGACAAAGCGTTTCGCCGACGTGCTCGCGGTGGACGACCTGTCTTTCCGCGTCGAACCGGGGGAGATCTTCGGGTTCCTCGGCGGTAACGGCGCGGGCAAGACCACGACCTTGCGGATGGTGCTCGACATCATCCGGCCGACCTCGGGCACGATCTCGGTGCTCGGCACCGCGCCCGACCGGCGCAACACCGGCGCGATCGGCTTCCTGCCCGAGGAACGCGGCCTCTATTCGAACATGAGCGCGATCGACGTGATCGCCTATTTCGGCCGGATGAAGCGGATGTCCGCCGCCGACGCGAAGGCGCACGGGATGGAGCTGCTCGAACGATTCGATCTCGCCCCGCGCGCCAAGTCGAAGATTTCCGAAATGTCCAAAGGCATGGCGCAAAAGGTCCAGCTGGCGACCGCGCTGGTCAACCGGCCGCAGCTCCTCATTCTCGACGAACCGTTCTCCGGCCTCGATCCCGTGAATCAGGGCTTGCTGGAGGATGAGATCCTGCGCGCTGCCAGCAGCGGCTCAGCGGTCGTGTTCTCGACCCACGTGATGCAGCATGCCGAGCGCCTATGCGACCGCCTGCTCCTGCTACGCAAGGGCGCGAAGCGGTTCGAAGGAACGCTCAACGAAGCGCGGGACGAACTGCCCGCGACGATCGACGCGGTCGCGCGCGACGGCATCCGCACGGTTCCCGGCGTAACCGAGGCGCGCGCGAAGGCGGATCTCGGGGACGGTTGGCATCAATGGGCGCTCGACCTGGCGCCCGGGGCGTCCGCCGGCGACATACTTGAACGCTGCACCGAACAGGGCGTCGCCCTGCGCCGGTTCGAGGAACGGCGCGCGACCTTGCACGACGTGTTCGTCCACCTGGTGGGGGACGACCCTGCCGCGGGCTCTGCCCGGAAGGAGGCCGCGTGATGGACATCGGCAACATCCTCCTCGTCGCCAGGCGCGAGTTCCAGCAGGTCGTCGCGCTCAAGAGCTTCTGGCTCACCCTCGCCCTCATTCCCGTCGCGCTCGCCATCGGGCCTTTGCTGGGCGACAAGCTAAAGGACGACGAGCCCACCCGCATCGTCGTGCTCGACCGGTCGGGCGGCTCGGTCGCCGAGGCACTGGAGGCGCGCTTCGCGTTCGAGGACGACCGAAAGGAACTCGACGCGTTGTCCCGCTTCGTCCGGCGTCACGACCTTGCCAAGGCGGACCCGGCCGCCCCCTGGGCCGCTAGCGACAGGTGGTACACGCCCGCCGATGTCGCCGCCTATCGCCACGCAGGTGGGCTCGATGCGGCGCTGGCGAAAATCAACCGGGTGAAGGCCGCCGAAACTCCCGAATTCGACGCGCCCAACCGCGACTACGCTTTCGCCGCCCCGCCCGCCGCTCTCGCGGGCAAGGACGGCGCGGAGCTGAAGGCCGCCGCCGACGCTCTGCTCGATGCCGACAAGGATGCACCCGCCGAAACCCGCGCCGACGTGGTGATGGTGGTTGGCCGCGACTACCCGGCCGATCCCACAGTGAACCTGTGGGCGAACGAACAGCCGCGCAGCACTTTCGTCCAGCCGGTGCAGGAAGTCCTCACCGCCGATCTTCGCCAGCGGCTGTTGACCGGCAGCGGTTTGTCGCCGACGCAAGCCGCCGCGGTGCAGAACGCCGCCCCGGCGCTTGCCATCTCCACCCCGCGCCCCGGCGGCGGGGCGAAGGAAGCGATGCTGGTCCGTTCGATCGTCCCGCTGGCACTCGCCTACATCCTGATGATGGGCCTCGTCCTGTCGGGCAGCTGGATGTTGCAGGGTTCGATCGAGGAGCGATCGAAGAAACTGCTCGAATCGATCCTCGCCTGCATTTCGCCCGAAGAACTGATGTACGGCAAACTGCTCGGCGCGCTCGCGATCGGGCTGTCGATGCTGATCGTCTGGCTCGGCGCGGGGGTGGCGGTCGCATTCGCCACCCACGGCGCGATCGCCGACATGATCCGACCCGCGCTCGCCCCCATCTCGTCGCCCGGCGCGATCGCCACGCTGATCTTCTTCTTCATTGCGGGCTACATCGCCATCTCGATCGTCTTCGTCGCCATCGGCAGCCTCGCCGATTCGATGAGCGAGGCACAAGGCTACCTGATGCCGGTCCTGCTCGCGATCCTGCTGCCGGTGACGTTCCTCATCCAGGCGATCCTGTCGGGAAACAGCGGGCCGCTGGTGGGCGTGCTGACATGGGTGCCGATCTGGACGCCGTTCGCGGTGCTTGCCCGGCTGGGCTCGGGCATCCCGCCGCTGGAGCTTGTGGGCGCCGCCGTCTTGCTGACCGCTTTCATCGCGGTCGAGGTCGTCTTCCTCGGCCGGATATTCCGCGCCAGCCTGCTCGCGCAGGGACAGAAGCCGGGGCTGAAGGTCCTGATCGAACGCCTGCGTCCCGCCGCGGAGTAATCGCGCCCGCGGGAACGCATCGCGCGGCGCGGGCTTGAGTCGGCACGATGGCGCGCGACTTCGCATGGATCAGGCCCGAGCCGCACGGCATCCACGTCGTCCCCGCGGACACATGGATCGACCCTTCGCGCGCGGTCGGCCATGCGCTCGTCACCCACGGCCACGCCGACCACGCGCGCGGCGGCCACGGCGAGACCGTCGCCACGCCCGAGACGCTGGCGATCATGGAGCTGCGATACCGCACCGGGGCCGAGGACGACGCAGGCGAAATTCCCCACCGCGCCGTGCCGGTTGCCTACGGCGAGACGATCCGGCTGAAGGGCGGCGTCGATGCGACCTACATCCCGGCCGGGCACGTCCTTGGCAGCGCGCAAATCCTGCTCGAGCACGCGGGCGAGCGGGTGATCGTTACTGGTGACTACAAGCGGCGACCCGATCCCACCTGCCCGCCCTTCGTCGTCACCCCGTGCGACATCTTCATCACAGAAGCGACATTCGGCCTCCCGCTGTTCACCCATCCGCCGATCGCCGATGAGATGGCGAAGCTGCTCGGCCGGCTCGTCGCCCATCCCGACCGGTGCGTGCTGGTGGGGGCCTATGCTTTGGGAAAGGCGCAGCGGGTCATCGCCGAACTGCGCGCCTCAGGCCACCATGAGACGATTTACCTCCACGGCGCGCTGGAGAAGATGTGCCGCCTTTACGGCGAATTTGGCGTCGATCTCGGTCCTTTGAAACTGGTGAGCGAGGCGACGAAGGATGAGATGCGCGGGCATGTCGTGGTTGCACCGCCATCCGCGCTCAACGACCGCTGGAGCCGCCGCCTGCCCGATCCGATAACCGCGATGGCATCGGGCTGGATGCGCGTCCGCCAGCGCGCCCGCCAGCGCAACGTAGAACTGCCGCTGGTGATCTCCGACCACGCCGACTGGGGCGAACTGACCCGCACCGTAGAGGAGGTGAACCCGGCCGAGACCTGGATCACCCACGGACGCGAGGAAGCGCTCTTGCGCTGGCACCAGCTGCACCAGCGCAAGGCCCGCGCCCTCGCCCTTGTCGGCTACGAGGACGAGGATGACTGACCCGTCACTTGATGGCGGCGAGGTCGGCCTTCGTCTTCGCCAGCGCGGTGGCGGGCATCCTGTCGCCGGCCATCGGGGCAATCTGGTTGAGGGTCATGCCCTTGAACATCTCGTAGTGTTCATGCGTCGTCAGGCCCGGCAGGTTCGCGTCGAGCACGGCCTTGGCCTTCTCGTCAGCGACAAGCGTGGCGATCGGCGTGTCGAGCGAGAACTTCGCCGCCGCATCGGCATGACCCGCGTGCATCGAATGGTCGGCGGTCTGGGCAATGGCGGGCGCGGCGACGACCAACGCGGCCGCAGCAAGAACGATCGATTTCATGGTGGCGGTTCCCTCTCCCTACACGTCCCGCAGTCGGACGGGCGTGGCCCGCGTATAACCGCACTGGCGGAACGCGCCTAGATGGAAGAGTTCGCCGCCCTCATCGACGCACTCGTCTATACCCGCAGCCGCAACGAGAAGCTGCGCCTGATAGCGGAATACTTGCGCGCGACCCCCGATCCCGATCGCGGATGGGCGCTTGCCGCGCTAACCGACGGGCTCGACTTCCCGGCGGTCAAATCGAGCACGATCCGCAACCTCATGAAGGAGCGGGTGGATCCGGTCCTGTGGACCCTGAGCCGAGATTTCGTGGGCGATACGGCGGAGACGGCGAGCCTGCTGTGGCCTGCGCCGCCGGACCCGCCCGATCCGCCGAGCGTGACCGAGACGGTCGAAATGCTGAACGCGATGAACCGCAAGTCGGTGCTGACGGAGCTGCCGCGCCTGCTCGACCGGCTCGATGCCTCGGGCCGGTATGCGTTGCTGAAACTGGCCACGGGCGCGATGCGGATCGGCGTGTCGAGCCGGCTCGCCAAGGTCGCCTTCGCGCAGGCGTTCGAGGTGCCGGTGGAGGAGGTGGAGGAGCACTGGCACGGCCTTGCCCCGCCGTACGATCCGCTGTTCGACTGGGCCGCGCATGGCCACGCGGCGCCCGACACCGCGAACATGCCGACCTTCCGCCCCTTCATGCTGGCGCATCCACTGGAAGAGACGGTAGTCGACCTCGCCGACTACGCCGCCGAATGGAAATGGGACGGCATCCGCATCCAGCTCGTCCGCATCGGGGGCGAGGCCCGGCTGTATTCGCGCGGCGGCGACGACATCTCGGCGACCTTTCCCGAACTGCTCGACGTGCTGCCGATGGACGCGGTGCTCGACGGCGAACTGCTCGTACGCGGCACCCACCAGGGCGGTGAAGAAGGCGGCGCGGCGAGCTTCAACGCGCTGCAGCAGCGGCTTGGGCGCAAGACCGTGTCGAAGAAGATGCTGGCCGAGTATCCGGCGTTCGTCCGGCTCTACGATGTGCTGATCCTGGAAGGGCTGGACCTGCGCGAACGGCCGTGGAGCGAGCGGCGCGCGGCGCTGGAGGCGCTGATGCCGCGCCTGCCCGAAAGCCATTTCGATCTCAGCCAAGTCATCGATGCGGCGCAGTTCGACGATCTCGCCGTCATCCGCGGTCGCACGCGCGACGACGCGATCGAGGGACTGATGCTCAAGCGGCGCGATTCGCCGTACATCGCAGGGCGGCGCGTGGGGCTGTGGTACAAATGGAAGCGCGACCCGCTGCTGATCGATTGCGTGCTGATGTATGCCCAGCGCGGGTCGGGCAAACGGTCGAGCTTCTATTCGGACTACACCTTCGGATGCTGGGACGGCGACCCCGACGAAGGGGCGGAACTGCTTCCCGTCGGCAAGGCTTATTCGGGCTTCACCGACGAGGAACTGAAGAAGATCGACCGCCACGTCCGTACCCACACGGTCGCCCGCTTCGGCCCGGTGCGCGAGACCGACCGCAGCCTGGTGTTCGAGGTGGCTTTCGACTCGGTGCACGAGAGCAAGCGGCACAAGTCCGGTCTCGCCATGCGGTTCCCGCGCATCCACCGCATCCGCTGGGACAAGCCGGTGCACGAGGCCGACCGGATCGAAGCGCTGAAGGCCCTGATCCGAGACTAAGTCGCGCGGCGCAACTGCCGCAGCAAATCAGCCTTGCGTCCGGCCGTCGTCGGGATGTGGACCGGGCGCGCCGGCGACCGCCAGAGCGTGCGCCTTCGCGTTCTCCACGTAGTGCGCGGCGCCCATCTTCATGCCGGCGACGGCCATGCCGTCGAGGTCGCGCATCTTGCGCGCCGGCCGGCCACCCCACAGTTCGCGGGGCGCCATCACCTTGCCCTCGGTCAGCATCGCACCCGCCGCGAGCATTGAATCGGACGCAATGACCGCCTTGTTCATCGCGATCGCGCCGAGCCCAATGAACCCGCGATCCTCGATCCGGCAGCCGTGGAGCATGCACATATGACCCACCAGCACGTCGTCGCCGATGATCAGCGGGCTACCGTCTGCATCCCCGGGCCGTTCGGGATCGCAATGGAGCACGCTGCCATCCTGGATGTTCGTCCGCTCGCCGATCTCGATCCGGCTCACGTCGGCGCGCAGCACGCAGTTGTACCAGACCGAGCTCATCGCCCCGATCGTCACGTTGCCGACGATGATGCAACCCGGCGCGATGAAGGCGGTGTCGTGGATCCGCGGCGCGTGGCCGTTGATGGGTATGATGGTCACGCCCGGGCGATGGATGGTGGTCACAGGAAATTGCTCCAGTTGAAGTCGGGAAGGATCGAGGCGTAGTCGTCGGTCCAGAGGGCATGGCCGCGATCCTCGAGCGGCGCCCAAGGTTTCGCGCTGGCCGCCCGAAGCGCTGCAATCCGTGCGGGATCGCGCGCCAAGGCGACCCAGGCGGATGGCGACAGCGGACGTTCGATGTCGACGTCGCGGCGCTCAATGGCGGTGAGGCCGTTCGCCCGCGCCAAAGCGGCGACCGCCGGGGCGAGATCGACGTAACGGTTGGAAATGTGCAGCAGCAGAAGACCGCCCGGCTTCAACGCACGCAGGTACACCTTCATAGCCTCGTCGGTCATCAGGTGCAGCGGCACCGCGTCGGAGGAGAATGCATCGATGGCGAGGAGGTCGTAGCTCGCCGGCGCCGCCCGCGCGAGTTCGAGGCGCGCATCGCCGATGACTATGCGCGCATCGGGTGTACAGCGGCGCATGAACGTGAACGTACCGTCGCGCGAATAGGCCAGCACCGCCGGGTCGATCTCGTAGAACGTCCACGTCTGCCCCGGCCTTCGGTAGCAGGCGAGCGTACCCACTCCGAGGCCGACGATGCCGACCGACGCATTCGGCGCCAGCCCACCGGCTTCCGACAGCGCAAGGCCGATGCCCGAGGTCGGGCCGTAATACGTCGTGGGTTGGAGCGCCCGTTCGGGCTGGCGATGCTGGACGCCGTGCAGCGTCGTGCCGTGGGCGAGCGTACGCAAGCCGTTCCGGTTGTCGTCCCGCACCGTATAGACCCCGAAGTAGCTGCGCGACCGGTCGCCCGCGAGCGTCTGCTTCACCGCGTCGAGGCCGCCGAGCGAAAGCATCGCAAAGGCGAGGATGCTCGCAAACGCGATCCGCCAGCGGACCAGCAACAGGCCGATGACGACGACAACCGCGAGCAGGAACTGGACCGCCAGTTCCGACCAACCCGGGGTGCCGTAGACTTCGGTGAGCGCGCTGAGGATGAACAGCGCCGCAGCGAACAGTGCCGCCATAGCGATGCGCCCGCGCTGCGGGGACCATCCGGCGCGCTCGGTCCAGCGGGCATAGGCCGGCATCGGCACCAACAGCGCTGCTGCAACGATCCACAGCGGATGCTCCCACGTCCAGTCGAACACCAGCGGCGCGGCGAGCGCGGTGATGGCGCCCCCGAGCGCCCCGCCCGCCGAGATCACGAGATAGAACAGCGTCAGCCTCCGCGGCGACGGGCGCAGATCGTAGAGCCGGGAATGCAGCGCGATCGCCACCACGACCAGCAGCGCGATGCTCGCCAGCGCGGCGGGCACCGACCCGTTTGCCGACACCATGATGGTGATCGCGCCGAGCACGATGACGAACGCCGCGGCGAAGCGCTTGAACCAGCAGGCGAGCGCGCGCCGTTCCGAGAAGGCGATCGAGAACGACAGCAGGTAAAGCCCCAGCGGAATGACCCAGAGCAGCGGGGTCGCGACGATATCGGTGGTCAGATAGGTCGTGGTGGAAAGCATCAGCCCCGACGGCACCGCCGCCAGCGCCAGCCACATGAGGATACGTTGCCAGCCGGGCGAGGCGTCGTCCGCATCGCCTACGCTGCTTTCCGCAACCATTGAGGCATTTGCGGGCAGCGTTCGTCCGGCGATCATGACCAGTACCACCAGCAGCGCATAGCCCGCCGCCCACAGCCCGCTCTGCCAGCGAAGCGGCATCAGCGGCTCCAGCAAAAGCGGATAGGCGACGAGGCCGGCAAAGCTGCCGAAGTTGCTCGCCGCATAGAGCGGATAGGGGTCGCCCGCGCCCGGCTGCGCGGCGAACCAGCGCTGCATCAGCGGGGCCTGCGCCGAAACCGCGAAGAACACCGGCCCGATCGTCGCGAGGAACAGCAGCGGCACCCACAACGCTTCCAGCCCGGGGCGAGGCGGCGCTAGGCTGGCGAGCCCGATCGGCAGCGTCAGGCCCGCCAGCAGCAAGACGCCGATATGAATCAACGCCTGACGGCGCAGCGGCAACCGTCCAATCGCGTGGGCATAGGCGTACCCACCTAGCAGCAGCGCCTGATAGACGACCATCGCGCTGTTCCACACGTTGGGCGCGCCGCCGAGCCGGGGCAGCGCCATGCGCGCGACCATCGGCTGGACGAGGAACAGCAGGAAGCTGCCCGTCAGGATCGTCGCGAGAAACAGCGCGCGCCGCGATCCGCTCATCCGCGCGCGTCCCACGCAGCCTTGTCGATGGAATAGACGGTCGTCGGATTGAGGTCCGCTCCGTAGCGGGGATCGACGTAATCGAGATCCTCGCGCCGCCGCATGCCGAGGCGCAGCATCAGCCCCCAGCTTGGCGCGTTGCCGTCCACCGTCAGCGCCACGACCTCGTCCGCGCCGAACCGACCGAACGCGGCATCGAGGGCGGCGGTTGCGGCCTCTCGGGCATAGCCCTGCCCCCACGCGTCCTCGCGCAGGCGCCAGCCGACCTCGAACTGGCCGGTCACCGTCGATCCGGGCGCATCGGCACGCTTGAGCCCGCAGAAACCGAGCACCGCACCGTCGCTTTTGCGCTCGACGATCCAGAAGCAGAACCCGTTGCGCGCACGGCATCCGGTCACCCGCTCGACCAGCGCGGCCTGCCCGCTCTCGTCCATCACTCCGCCGAGCCAGCGCATGACGGCCGGGGTGTTCGTTCCCTCGAGGAACCGCGGCAGATCGCCTTCGCGCCAGTCGCGCAGGACCAGCCGATCGGTTTCGATGCGGACGTCATCCATTGCGCACACTCCAGTCCCGGGCGGTCACCGACCATACGGTCGTGGGGTTGTCGGCGGCGGGATATTCGGGGTCGACATAGTCCAGTTCGGCCCGGCGCCCCAATCCCAGACGGTGCATCATCCGGGTCGATGCGCGGTTCGAATCGCTCGTCTGGGAAAAGGCCTCGCCGATGCCGCAGCAGAATGCCCAGTCGAGCACCGCACGGGCCGCTTCGGTGGAGAATCCCCGCCCCTGATGCGCTTCGGCGAACATCCAGCCGATCTCGCGCTGGCCGCGCAGCCGCTCCGGCGCGGCCTCACTGCGGACATGAAACAGACCGACGCGGCCCACCCGCTCCTCGCCGTGCCACACGGTCCAGCGGCGGTGTCCGCCGGGATCGCCGAACGCGCCGATTTCGCCTTCGAGGCTCTCGCGAACTTCGCTCTCGCTGCGCACTTTGCCGCCGAGATGCCGCATCATGCCGGGCGTGTTGATGGCCACAAGGCACCAATCGAGGTCGTTCATAGACGGCGGGCGCAGGACGAGGCGCTCGGTACAGAGCGAACCGTCAGCCATTCAGCAGGCGGGCGGCGTGCGCGGCGTGATAGGTCAGCACGCCGGCACACCCGGCCCGCTTGAAGGCGATCAGCGTCTCCAGCACCAGCGCGTCGCGATTGCCCGCACCCGCCGCCGCGGCGGTTTCGATCATCGCGTATTCGCCGCTCACCTGGTAGGCGAATACCGGCACCTCGAACCGATCCTTCACCCGGCGCACGATGTCGAGATAGGGCAATCCGGGCTTCACCATCACGCTGTCCGCCCCCTCGGCGAGGTCGAGCGCGACCTCCCGCAGCGCTTCCTCGGCGTTGCCGGGGTCCATCTGGTAGCTCTTCTTGTCGCCATTCAGCAGTCCCCCCGACCCCACGGCGTCACGGAACGGCCCGTAGAAAGCGCTCGCATATTTCGCCGCGTAGCTCATGATCTGGACGTTGGGATGGCCGTTCATCTCGAGCGCCATGCGGATCGCGCGGACCCGGCCATCCATCATGTCGCTGGGCGCGATCACGTCGGCACCCGCATTCGCCTGGTTGATCGCCTGGTCGACGAGCACGGCCACGGTATCGTCGTTGGTGACGTAGCCCGCATCGTCGAGCAGCCCGTCCTGTCCGTGACTGGTGTAGGGATCGAGCGCGACATCGGTCAGCACGCCGATATCGTCGCCGCAAGCATCCTTTACCGCCTTGATCGCGCGACACATCAGGTTGTCGGGGTTGAGCGCTTCGGCTCCGTCGTCGCTGCGTCGATCGGTTTGGGTGTTGGGGAACAGCGCGATGCAGGGGATGCCGAGGCCCACCGCTTCCTTCGCGCGGGCGGCAATACCGTCGACCGACCAGCGGGATACGCCGGACAAGGACCGGATCGGCTCCTCCACGCCCGATCCGTCGGTCACGAACAGCGGCCAGATCAGGTCTGCGGGGGTCGGCACCGTCTCGCGGTGGAGCGCGCGGCTCCAGGCGGCGGCGCGGGGACGGCGGAGGCGGAGGTTCGGATAGGCGGCGGTCATCGCTGCCCGCTCTGCCGCAAGCGGCGCGGCCGTGCAATTACCGCAGGCCTATTCGCCCAGCCGGTCGATCTCGCGAACGGGCAGGTCGCTGTCAGCCTCGGCGGCGGACGGGGTGAGGTCGGACAGTGCGGCGCCCGCCCCTACCGTCTTCAATTGCGCGAGGACTTGGCGGAACCGGCGCAGGTTCTCGCCGGTCAGCTGGGCCCGGGTGACGAAGGCAACGCTTGCCGGGTTCACCGGCTGCCCGCCGCGATACATCTCGTAATGGAGGTGCGCGCCGGTAGAGAGGCCGGTGGACCCGACATAACCGATCACCTGCCCTCGTCGCACGCTCTGTCCGGCGGCGACCGCCATGCGGCTCATATGGCAATAGCGGGTCTGGATATTGCCGCCGTGCGCCAGCCGCACCGTATTGCCGCAGCCGCCCGCGCGCCCGGCGCTGAGTACCCGGCCGTCGGTCACCGCGACGATCGGTTGGCCGTAACTCGCCTTGAAATCCATGCCCGCGTGACGGCGCATATATCCGAGGATCGGATGGCGCCGCATGCCGAAGCTGGAGGTGATCCGCCCCGGGACCGGTTGCAGCAGCCCGCTACGCTGCTCGCCCACGCCCGAGGCTTCGTAGAACTTGCCGTCGCTGCCCCAGCGCATCAATTGGGTGCGGGGTTTCCCGCCGCGTTCGATGCCGGCGTAGAGCAGCTGGCCCGCTTGCCGCTCGCCCGTTGCGGCGCGCTTGTAGCTGATGATCATGTCGAACGTGTCGTCGGGCCGGACGCCGTCGTCCAGGTCGACCTGCTGGCCCAGTTCTTTGAGATAGGCCTGCACAGCCCCCGCCGGCGCACCCGCCGACCGCATCG
This window harbors:
- a CDS encoding GNAT family N-acetyltransferase, whose translation is MADGSLCTERLVLRPPSMNDLDWCLVAINTPGMMRHLGGKVRSESEVRESLEGEIGAFGDPGGHRRWTVWHGEERVGRVGLFHVRSEAAPERLRGQREIGWMFAEAHQGRGFSTEAARAVLDWAFCCGIGEAFSQTSDSNRASTRMMHRLGLGRRAELDYVDPEYPAADNPTTVWSVTARDWSVRNG
- a CDS encoding ligase-associated DNA damage response exonuclease, yielding MARDFAWIRPEPHGIHVVPADTWIDPSRAVGHALVTHGHADHARGGHGETVATPETLAIMELRYRTGAEDDAGEIPHRAVPVAYGETIRLKGGVDATYIPAGHVLGSAQILLEHAGERVIVTGDYKRRPDPTCPPFVVTPCDIFITEATFGLPLFTHPPIADEMAKLLGRLVAHPDRCVLVGAYALGKAQRVIAELRASGHHETIYLHGALEKMCRLYGEFGVDLGPLKLVSEATKDEMRGHVVVAPPSALNDRWSRRLPDPITAMASGWMRVRQRARQRNVELPLVISDHADWGELTRTVEEVNPAETWITHGREEALLRWHQLHQRKARALALVGYEDEDD
- a CDS encoding ABC transporter ATP-binding protein encodes the protein MAVLEVDRLTKRFADVLAVDDLSFRVEPGEIFGFLGGNGAGKTTTLRMVLDIIRPTSGTISVLGTAPDRRNTGAIGFLPEERGLYSNMSAIDVIAYFGRMKRMSAADAKAHGMELLERFDLAPRAKSKISEMSKGMAQKVQLATALVNRPQLLILDEPFSGLDPVNQGLLEDEILRAASSGSAVVFSTHVMQHAERLCDRLLLLRKGAKRFEGTLNEARDELPATIDAVARDGIRTVPGVTEARAKADLGDGWHQWALDLAPGASAGDILERCTEQGVALRRFEERRATLHDVFVHLVGDDPAAGSARKEAA
- a CDS encoding gamma carbonic anhydrase family protein — protein: MHRPGVTIIPINGHAPRIHDTAFIAPGCIIVGNVTIGAMSSVWYNCVLRADVSRIEIGERTNIQDGSVLHCDPERPGDADGSPLIIGDDVLVGHMCMLHGCRIEDRGFIGLGAIAMNKAVIASDSMLAAGAMLTEGKVMAPRELWGGRPARKMRDLDGMAVAGMKMGAAHYVENAKAHALAVAGAPGPHPDDGRTQG
- a CDS encoding cisplatin damage response ATP-dependent DNA ligase translates to MEEFAALIDALVYTRSRNEKLRLIAEYLRATPDPDRGWALAALTDGLDFPAVKSSTIRNLMKERVDPVLWTLSRDFVGDTAETASLLWPAPPDPPDPPSVTETVEMLNAMNRKSVLTELPRLLDRLDASGRYALLKLATGAMRIGVSSRLAKVAFAQAFEVPVEEVEEHWHGLAPPYDPLFDWAAHGHAAPDTANMPTFRPFMLAHPLEETVVDLADYAAEWKWDGIRIQLVRIGGEARLYSRGGDDISATFPELLDVLPMDAVLDGELLVRGTHQGGEEGGAASFNALQQRLGRKTVSKKMLAEYPAFVRLYDVLILEGLDLRERPWSERRAALEALMPRLPESHFDLSQVIDAAQFDDLAVIRGRTRDDAIEGLMLKRRDSPYIAGRRVGLWYKWKRDPLLIDCVLMYAQRGSGKRSSFYSDYTFGCWDGDPDEGAELLPVGKAYSGFTDEELKKIDRHVRTHTVARFGPVRETDRSLVFEVAFDSVHESKRHKSGLAMRFPRIHRIRWDKPVHEADRIEALKALIRD
- a CDS encoding spermidine synthase, translating into MSGSRRALFLATILTGSFLLFLVQPMVARMALPRLGGAPNVWNSAMVVYQALLLGGYAYAHAIGRLPLRRQALIHIGVLLLAGLTLPIGLASLAPPRPGLEALWVPLLFLATIGPVFFAVSAQAPLMQRWFAAQPGAGDPYPLYAASNFGSFAGLVAYPLLLEPLMPLRWQSGLWAAGYALLVVLVMIAGRTLPANASMVAESSVGDADDASPGWQRILMWLALAAVPSGLMLSTTTYLTTDIVATPLLWVIPLGLYLLSFSIAFSERRALACWFKRFAAAFVIVLGAITIMVSANGSVPAALASIALLVVVAIALHSRLYDLRPSPRRLTLFYLVISAGGALGGAITALAAPLVFDWTWEHPLWIVAAALLVPMPAYARWTERAGWSPQRGRIAMAALFAAALFILSALTEVYGTPGWSELAVQFLLAVVVVIGLLLVRWRIAFASILAFAMLSLGGLDAVKQTLAGDRSRSYFGVYTVRDDNRNGLRTLAHGTTLHGVQHRQPERALQPTTYYGPTSGIGLALSEAGGLAPNASVGIVGLGVGTLACYRRPGQTWTFYEIDPAVLAYSRDGTFTFMRRCTPDARIVIGDARLELARAAPASYDLLAIDAFSSDAVPLHLMTDEAMKVYLRALKPGGLLLLHISNRYVDLAPAVAALARANGLTAIERRDVDIERPLSPSAWVALARDPARIAALRAASAKPWAPLEDRGHALWTDDYASILPDFNWSNFL
- a CDS encoding ABC transporter permease, which produces MDIGNILLVARREFQQVVALKSFWLTLALIPVALAIGPLLGDKLKDDEPTRIVVLDRSGGSVAEALEARFAFEDDRKELDALSRFVRRHDLAKADPAAPWAASDRWYTPADVAAYRHAGGLDAALAKINRVKAAETPEFDAPNRDYAFAAPPAALAGKDGAELKAAADALLDADKDAPAETRADVVMVVGRDYPADPTVNLWANEQPRSTFVQPVQEVLTADLRQRLLTGSGLSPTQAAAVQNAAPALAISTPRPGGGAKEAMLVRSIVPLALAYILMMGLVLSGSWMLQGSIEERSKKLLESILACISPEELMYGKLLGALAIGLSMLIVWLGAGVAVAFATHGAIADMIRPALAPISSPGAIATLIFFFIAGYIAISIVFVAIGSLADSMSEAQGYLMPVLLAILLPVTFLIQAILSGNSGPLVGVLTWVPIWTPFAVLARLGSGIPPLELVGAAVLLTAFIAVEVVFLGRIFRASLLAQGQKPGLKVLIERLRPAAE
- the hemB gene encoding porphobilinogen synthase — encoded protein: MTAAYPNLRLRRPRAAAWSRALHRETVPTPADLIWPLFVTDGSGVEEPIRSLSGVSRWSVDGIAARAKEAVGLGIPCIALFPNTQTDRRSDDGAEALNPDNLMCRAIKAVKDACGDDIGVLTDVALDPYTSHGQDGLLDDAGYVTNDDTVAVLVDQAINQANAGADVIAPSDMMDGRVRAIRMALEMNGHPNVQIMSYAAKYASAFYGPFRDAVGSGGLLNGDKKSYQMDPGNAEEALREVALDLAEGADSVMVKPGLPYLDIVRRVKDRFEVPVFAYQVSGEYAMIETAAAAGAGNRDALVLETLIAFKRAGCAGVLTYHAAHAARLLNG
- a CDS encoding GNAT family N-acetyltransferase encodes the protein MDDVRIETDRLVLRDWREGDLPRFLEGTNTPAVMRWLGGVMDESGQAALVERVTGCRARNGFCFWIVERKSDGAVLGFCGLKRADAPGSTVTGQFEVGWRLREDAWGQGYAREAATAALDAAFGRFGADEVVALTVDGNAPSWGLMLRLGMRRREDLDYVDPRYGADLNPTTVYSIDKAAWDARG